A DNA window from Paenibacillus andongensis contains the following coding sequences:
- a CDS encoding branched-chain amino acid ABC transporter permease yields the protein MQITTDLFIQQLINALIIGSFYALIALGYSMVYGIIKLLNFAHGDVFMAGAFVGYTVLAKLTGVGGSVLGLVAAFVISMVVTGFLGMGIERIAYRPLLKAPKLSILITAVGMSLVLENGVMAAYGSKPHIMPITLPTAGFQLLGAQITYTQIGIIIISVLLMVGLQLFIHKTIYGKAMRAIALDQTACSLMGINVKRVIALTFFVGSSLAASAGMMNATYYGTITFMMGFIFGLKAFTAAVIGGIGSIPGAMLGGLVLGLLETFGTYALGSEWKDVFAFMILILLLVLKPTGMLGKKVTERM from the coding sequence TTGCAAATAACGACTGACTTGTTTATTCAACAGTTGATCAACGCGCTCATCATCGGCTCGTTCTACGCTTTAATCGCTCTGGGCTATTCCATGGTTTACGGCATTATCAAATTGCTGAACTTTGCCCATGGAGACGTGTTCATGGCCGGCGCTTTCGTTGGCTATACGGTTCTTGCGAAGCTTACTGGGGTGGGAGGAAGCGTACTAGGATTAGTGGCTGCCTTTGTCATTTCGATGGTTGTAACCGGATTTCTCGGGATGGGTATTGAACGGATTGCTTACCGTCCTCTGTTGAAGGCACCGAAGCTGTCCATTCTCATTACCGCGGTAGGCATGTCGCTTGTTCTTGAAAACGGCGTGATGGCAGCATACGGCTCCAAGCCGCACATCATGCCAATTACGCTCCCGACGGCAGGTTTTCAATTGTTGGGTGCCCAAATCACTTATACGCAGATCGGCATCATCATCATATCCGTTCTACTCATGGTCGGACTGCAGCTGTTTATCCATAAAACCATTTATGGGAAGGCGATGCGGGCAATCGCCCTTGATCAGACGGCATGCAGCTTGATGGGTATCAATGTGAAACGTGTCATTGCGCTTACGTTCTTTGTAGGCTCATCGCTCGCAGCTTCGGCAGGAATGATGAACGCAACGTACTACGGTACCATCACTTTCATGATGGGTTTCATTTTTGGTTTGAAAGCGTTTACTGCAGCGGTCATCGGCGGAATCGGCAGCATCCCGGGTGCCATGCTAGGCGGCCTTGTGCTCGGACTTCTAGAAACATTCGGCACCTATGCGCTCGGAAGCGAGTGGAAGGACGTATTTGCCTTTATGATTCTCATTTTATTGCTTGTCTTGAAACCAACCGGCATGCTTGGAAAAAAAGTGACGGAAAGGATGTAG